TGCAGTGTTGCTTTATTTAATTTTAGGGACATTAGGTTTGCCGGTATTTGCCGGCGGTACCGGCGGGATTGCCATTGTGCTAGGGCCAACCGGTGGCTTTTTATTGGCAATGCCGATTGCTGCATTGGCAACCGCGATTATGCAGCGTTATTGGAATACCGATAATAAGTTTTATAAAGCAGCTATTGCCGGAATTGTTGCGACGGTAATAATCCATGTTTTAGGGATTGCGGTCTGGACGATTAGTTTGAATGTATCATTGTGGTCAGTAATTGTTAGTGATGCAGTATTCTTGCCAGGCGATATATTGAAGTTGATAATTGTC
The Culicoidibacter larvae DNA segment above includes these coding regions:
- a CDS encoding biotin transporter BioY; its protein translation is MQVKSISRIAIAVALLIVVSVVVPPIPLFLLPVPVTLQTAMVLLIGLLLSPNEAGFAVLLYLILGTLGLPVFAGGTGGIAIVLGPTGGFLLAMPIAALATAIMQRYWNTDNKFYKAAIAGIVATVIIHVLGIAVWTISLNVSLWSVIVSDAVFLPGDILKLIIVLLIWSRLARLSLFKYN